Proteins encoded within one genomic window of Panicum virgatum strain AP13 chromosome 1N, P.virgatum_v5, whole genome shotgun sequence:
- the LOC120655550 gene encoding probable glutathione S-transferase GSTU6, with translation MAGAGAAASDELKVLGVWPSPFVIPVRIALNMKGLSYEYVEEDLYNKSLLLVGSNPVHKKVPVLLHGGRAINESQIILQYIDELWAGTPALLPSDPYERATARFWAAYIDDKVRSAWVVMVFRYKNKDEWAEGVARAGEALDTLEGAFRDCSKGKPFFGGDGIGFVDLVLGGYLGWFGAFGKIIGRRLIDPAKTPLLAAWEDRFRAADVAKGVVPDDVDKVLAYQQVLLAR, from the coding sequence ATGGCGGGAGCGGGAGCCGCAGCCAGCGACGAGCTGAAGGTGCTGGGCGTGTGGCCGAGCCCGTTCGTGATCCCTGTCCGCATCGCGCTCAACATGAAAGGCCTGTCCTACGAGTACGTGGAGGAGGACCTGTACAACAAGAGCTTGCTCCTCGTGGGCTCCAACCCGGTGCACAAGAAAGTGCCGGTGCTCCTCCACGGCGGCCGCGCCATCAACGAGTCCCAGATCATCCTGCAGTACATCGACGAGTTGTGGGCGGGGACGCCGGCGCTGCTGCCGTCGGACCCCTACGAGCGCGCGACGGCGCGGTTCTGGGCGGCGTACATCGACGACAAGGTGAGGTCGGCGTGGGTCGTGATGGTGTTCAGGTATAAGAACAAGGACGAGTGGGCGGAGGGCgtggcgcgcgccggcgaggcgctCGACACCCTGGAGGGCGCCTTCAGGGACTGCTCCAAGGGGAAGCCTTtcttcggcggcgacggcatcgGCTTCGTGGACCTCGTGCTCGGCGGGTACCTGGGGTGGTTCGGCGCCTTCGGCAAGATTATCGGGCGCAGGTTGATTGATCCGGCCAAGACGCCGCTGCTGGCCGCGTGGGAGGACCGGTtccgcgccgccgacgtcgcCAAGGGCGTCGTGCCCGACGACGTCGACAAGGTGCTCGCGTACCAGCAGGTCCTGCTTGCTCGGTAG
- the LOC120655549 gene encoding uncharacterized protein LOC120655549 — METERESTKPTAVPPSAAISAVLGDDDLLREILLRLAFPTTLVRAALVSRRWLRHASDPAFLRRFRRLHPPALLGFYLRELGARAPRFVPVSRAPELATAIRRAGAAAGQFFISDCRNGRLLVTDFDPTACRHAVLSPLRPAHGKTVLPPAPKRSLIWFFLPEKAAGGGAVAVLMLPLGTSTKAKLQVDLLASGSGAWVVRRTAVIDLPETLPPIAYTLPPVRGKIYSLTKSGRILRLDMNAAEGSLLQLPERVSTDNFTLSSGEEGSMLFLIHAEGDLLSIWQLPTTSSDAHDWALVHDRVPVREACRRREDVLVLAVDDNLELVFLWLRSSAVLMHMHLKSRSEKVYDELKVRDGRFLDINPFMMVWPPVFPALRDDDNLDG; from the coding sequence ATGGAAACCGAGAGGGAGAGCACGAAGCCCACCGCAGTGCCGCCGTCGGCCGCGATCTCAGCGGTGCTCGGCGACGACGACCTCCTCCGTGAGATCCTGCTGCGCCTCGCCTTCCCCACTACCCTCGTCCGCGCCGCCCTCGTCTCCAGGCGCTGGCTCCGGCACGCCTCCGACCCCGCCTTCCTCCGCCGcttccgccgcctccacccgccCGCGCTCCTCGGCTTCTACCTCAGGGAActgggcgcgcgggcccctCGGTTCGTGCCCGTCTCGCGGGCCCCGGAGCTCGCCACCGCGATCCGCCGCGCGGGCGCAGCCGCGGGCCAGTTCTTCATCAGCGACTGCCGGAACGGGCGCCTCCTCGTCACGGACTTCGACCCCACGGCCTGCCGACACGCGGTGCTCAGCCCGCTGCGCCCTGCGCATGGGAAGACCGTCCTCCCGCCGGCGCCGAAGCGGAGTCTGATATGGTTCTTCCTCCCCGAAaaagccgccggcggcggcgccgtcgcggtATTGATGCTGCCTCTTGGTACGAGTACGAAAGCAAAGCTCCAAGTGGATCTGCTCGCTTCAGGATCTGGCGCCTGGGTCGTCCGCCGCACTGCGGTGATAGATCTCCCGGAGACATTGCCTCCAATCGCGTACACGCTTCCACCAGTCCGAGGCAAGATCTACAGCTTGACCAAGTCTGGGCGTATTCTCCGGTTGGATATGAACGCCGCGGAGGGCTCTCTTCTCCAGCTGCCGGAAAGAGTGAGCACGGACAACTTCACGCTCTCAAGTGGCGAGGAGGGTTCGATGCTGTTCCTCATCCACGCTGAAGGGGATCTGCTCAGCATCTGGCAGCTTCCGACGACCAGCAGCGATGCCCATGACTGGGCGCTGGTGCATGACAGAGTTCCTGTGCGTGAGGCGTGCCGTCGTCGTGAGGATGTTTTGGTGCTGGCAGTTGATGATAATCTGGAGCTTGTGTTCCTGTGGCTGAGGTCAAGTGCGGTTCTCATGCATATGCATCTCAAGAGCAGGAGCGAGAAAGTGTATGACGAATTGAAGGTGCGTGACGGGCGCTTCTTGGATATCAACCCCTTCATGATGGTTTGGCCTCCGGTCTTCCCAGCATTGAGGGATGACGACAATcttgatggatga